A window of the Sphaerobacter thermophilus DSM 20745 genome harbors these coding sequences:
- the ilvC gene encoding ketol-acid reductoisomerase, protein MAVVYYEQDADLSLLKGKKIAVMGYGSQGHAHAQNLRDSGCDVIVGLYEGSKSWDRVKADGLEVATVRDAARQADIIMMLMPDHTQKAVYDESVAPELRPGKTLMFAHGFNIHFGRITPPSDVDVSMIAPKGPGHILRDTYQEGIGIPALLAVHQDASGQAKQVALAYAKGLGCTRAGVLETTFKEETETDLFGEQAVLCGGISALVQAGFETLVEAGYQPELAYFEVLHELKLIVDLMYQGGIKYMRYSVSDTAEYGDYVSGPKIIDDRVRESMHQILQDIQSGRFAERWMRENDTGRQEFMKMREAALSHQIEQVGDQLRAMMPWLKRREIPTQSSS, encoded by the coding sequence GTGGCGGTAGTCTACTACGAGCAGGACGCGGATCTTTCCCTGCTGAAGGGGAAGAAGATCGCGGTGATGGGCTACGGCAGTCAGGGGCACGCCCACGCCCAGAACCTGCGCGACAGCGGGTGCGACGTAATCGTCGGGCTCTACGAGGGCAGCAAGAGCTGGGACCGCGTCAAGGCCGACGGCCTGGAGGTCGCCACCGTCCGCGACGCGGCGCGGCAGGCCGACATCATCATGATGTTGATGCCGGACCACACCCAGAAGGCCGTCTACGACGAGAGCGTGGCGCCCGAGCTGCGCCCGGGCAAGACCTTGATGTTCGCCCACGGGTTCAACATCCACTTCGGCCGGATCACGCCGCCCTCGGACGTTGACGTGTCGATGATCGCGCCGAAGGGGCCGGGTCATATCCTGCGCGACACCTACCAGGAGGGCATCGGCATCCCCGCGCTCCTCGCGGTGCACCAGGACGCGAGCGGGCAGGCGAAGCAGGTTGCTCTGGCCTACGCCAAGGGGCTGGGCTGCACCCGCGCCGGCGTGCTGGAGACCACCTTCAAGGAAGAGACCGAGACGGACCTCTTCGGTGAGCAGGCGGTCCTCTGCGGCGGCATCTCGGCGCTGGTCCAGGCGGGGTTCGAGACGCTGGTAGAGGCCGGCTACCAGCCGGAGCTGGCGTACTTCGAGGTGCTCCACGAGCTGAAGCTGATCGTCGACCTGATGTACCAGGGCGGCATCAAGTACATGCGCTACTCGGTCAGCGACACCGCCGAGTACGGCGACTACGTCAGCGGCCCCAAGATCATCGACGACCGCGTGCGCGAGTCGATGCATCAGATCCTGCAGGACATCCAGAGCGGGCGCTTCGCCGAGCGCTGGATGCGCGAGAACGACACAGGCCGGCAGGAGTTCATGAAGATGCGGGAGGCCGCGCTGAGCCACCAGATCGAGCAGGTTGGCGACCAGTTGCGGGCCATGATGCCGTGGCTCAAGCGGCGAGAGATCCCGACTCAGAGCAGCTCCTAG
- the ilvN gene encoding acetolactate synthase small subunit has protein sequence MVAVRRHTLVVLVEDRPGVMNRVMSLFRQRGFNVDSIAVGHSEQPGLSRMTLVVQGDDRTIEQVTKQLYKLLEVIKVTDVTGENLIQRELALVKVAATERTRGDIMRLVSEVYRARIVDAAPDTLVIEVTGPSEKIDSLITLVRPYGIKEIARTGCVALERGSGAVAVRAEDAVA, from the coding sequence GTGGTAGCCGTGCGACGTCACACACTCGTCGTCCTGGTCGAGGACCGGCCCGGCGTGATGAACCGGGTGATGAGCCTGTTCCGCCAGCGCGGGTTCAACGTAGACAGCATCGCGGTCGGGCACAGCGAGCAGCCCGGCCTGTCGCGAATGACGTTGGTGGTGCAGGGAGACGACCGCACCATCGAGCAGGTGACCAAGCAGCTCTACAAGCTGCTGGAGGTCATCAAGGTCACCGACGTGACTGGGGAGAACCTGATCCAGCGCGAGCTGGCGCTGGTCAAGGTAGCGGCGACCGAGCGGACGCGCGGTGATATCATGCGCCTGGTGTCCGAGGTCTACCGCGCGCGGATCGTCGACGCGGCGCCGGACACGCTGGTGATCGAGGTCACCGGGCCGAGCGAGAAGATCGACTCGCTCATTACGCTGGTACGACCCTACGGGATTAAGGAGATCGCCCGGACCGGCTGCGTGGCGCTGGAGCGTGGCAGCGGTGCGGTCGCGGTACGGGCAGAGGATGCTGTGGCGTAA
- the ilvB gene encoding biosynthetic-type acetolactate synthase large subunit, whose protein sequence is MVVETKRVETERPTQAEPASRRSIGARLLCQALEREGVDLIFGYPGGAVIPLYDVLPEFNIHHVLVRHEQGAAHAADGYARATGRPGVCLATSGPGATNLVTGIATAMLDSVPVVAITGQVPQGVIGSDAFQEIDITGITLPITKHNFIIRRVEDIGPTIQKAFYLATTGRPGPVLVDVPKDVLLAEGELAPAEPVQLLGYRPTIVPHRRQIRRAAEVLRAAERPLILAGHGILISGATEELVRFAERTQIPVGLTLLGIGGFPGSHPLCLGMVGMHGFAHANRAIHESDVIVGIGMRFDDRVTGRVSEFAPNAQIIHIDIDPAEIGKNVETAVPVVGDAREALLALLEEMEPQRHDEWLETIASWRKRSSGRSRGVPGALAPQYVVERLHALTEGKAIVTTDVGQHQMWTAQYYTCDVPNQWITSGGLGTMGYGVPSALGVALGRPDAEVWAVVGDGGVQMTMFEFGTIVQEGAKVNIAIVNNGYLGMVRQWQELFHNRNYSETPISSPDYMLIAQAYGIPGRRVTRPEEVDDAIRWARSVDGPTLLEFQVNQEENVYPMIPSGGSIREMIEEA, encoded by the coding sequence ATGGTCGTCGAGACGAAGCGAGTGGAGACAGAGCGTCCGACGCAGGCCGAGCCGGCGAGTCGACGGTCGATCGGAGCGCGGCTGCTCTGTCAGGCGCTCGAGCGTGAGGGCGTCGATCTGATCTTCGGCTACCCGGGCGGCGCGGTCATTCCGCTCTACGACGTGCTGCCGGAGTTCAACATCCACCACGTGCTTGTCCGCCACGAGCAGGGGGCGGCGCACGCGGCCGACGGGTACGCGCGTGCCACCGGCCGGCCGGGTGTCTGCCTGGCGACCTCCGGGCCGGGGGCGACGAACCTGGTGACCGGAATTGCCACCGCGATGCTCGACTCGGTGCCGGTGGTGGCCATCACCGGTCAGGTGCCGCAAGGGGTCATCGGGAGCGACGCCTTCCAGGAGATCGACATTACCGGCATCACCCTGCCGATCACCAAGCACAACTTCATCATTCGTCGGGTGGAGGACATCGGGCCGACGATTCAGAAGGCGTTCTATCTCGCCACGACGGGGCGTCCGGGGCCGGTGCTGGTCGATGTCCCGAAGGACGTGCTGCTGGCCGAAGGGGAACTGGCGCCTGCCGAGCCGGTGCAACTTCTGGGTTACCGGCCGACGATCGTGCCACACCGTCGTCAGATCCGCCGGGCAGCCGAGGTGCTGCGCGCGGCGGAGCGGCCGCTGATCCTCGCCGGGCACGGCATCCTGATCTCGGGCGCGACCGAGGAACTGGTCCGCTTCGCCGAGCGGACGCAGATCCCGGTCGGGCTTACCCTGCTCGGGATCGGCGGCTTCCCCGGCTCCCACCCGCTCTGCCTGGGCATGGTCGGTATGCACGGCTTCGCGCACGCCAACCGGGCGATCCATGAGTCCGACGTGATCGTCGGGATCGGCATGCGCTTCGACGACCGGGTCACCGGCCGGGTCAGCGAGTTCGCGCCGAACGCGCAGATCATCCATATCGACATCGACCCGGCTGAGATCGGCAAGAACGTGGAGACGGCGGTCCCGGTGGTGGGAGACGCTCGCGAGGCGCTGCTGGCCTTGCTCGAGGAGATGGAGCCGCAGCGGCACGACGAATGGCTGGAGACGATCGCGAGCTGGCGCAAGCGGTCGTCGGGCCGTTCGCGGGGCGTGCCGGGCGCCCTGGCACCGCAGTACGTGGTCGAGCGGCTGCACGCGCTCACGGAGGGGAAGGCGATCGTCACCACCGACGTGGGCCAGCATCAGATGTGGACCGCTCAGTACTACACCTGCGATGTCCCCAACCAGTGGATCACATCGGGCGGCCTTGGGACGATGGGCTATGGCGTGCCGTCGGCGCTGGGGGTGGCGCTGGGACGGCCCGATGCCGAGGTGTGGGCCGTGGTCGGTGACGGCGGGGTCCAGATGACGATGTTCGAGTTCGGCACCATCGTCCAGGAGGGGGCGAAAGTCAACATCGCCATCGTGAATAACGGCTACCTGGGCATGGTGCGCCAGTGGCAGGAGTTGTTCCACAACCGGAACTACTCGGAGACGCCAATCAGCAGCCCGGATTACATGCTCATCGCCCAGGCGTACGGTATCCCGGGTCGCCGGGTTACGCGGCCGGAGGAGGTCGACGACGCGATCCGCTGGGCGCGCTCGGTCGACGGGCCGACGCTGCTGGAGTTCCAGGTCAATCAGGAGGAGAACGTCTACCCGATGATCCCGTCGGGCGGGTCGATCCGCGAGATGATCGAGGAAGCGTAG
- the alaS gene encoding alanine--tRNA ligase translates to MKSNEIRRIFVEFFAERGHLHVPSSSLVPHNDPTVLLTTAGMQQMTPYFLGLERPPSVRMTSIQKCFRTVDIDEVGDEEHLTFFEMLGNFSVGDYFKAEAISWAWELLTERFGIPRERLRPSVHRNDEFAFAFWRDEIGIPEHLIARLGDEHNWWGPVGTTGPNGPDSEIFYDRGEELGCGRPDCGPGCDHCNRFLEIWNLVFMEFYKEEDGSQRPLPRKNIDTGMGLERISMVLQGVGSVFETDLYMPVLLKAAELAGVQYRQDPKVDRSLRVIADHGRAVTFLIGDGVFPGNEGRSYVLRRVLRRAVRHGRLIGIDRPFLTEVADVVIDMFAEHYPNLREQQERIRQVIRHEEEHFGRTLATGIGRFETLAADLRARGETVVPGAEAFRLYDTYGFPYELTEELASDAGLTVDREGFDRAMAAQREQSRASAAIFSDEARTRAALYANLTDKPTVFLGYETTEATGTVVGILGAEAAQESAEAGEQVEIVLDQTPFYPEGGGQVGDTGNIQTDTGVFEVEDTQRPAPGVIVHRGIVREGYIQVGQTAEARVDAQRRADIRRNHTATHLLHTALRRVLGEHVQQAGSLVAPDRLRFDFTSLEPVGAAALREVQEIVNQQILADSPVQAEIKPYQEAIAEGAIALFGEKYGDNVRVVTIPSFSKELCGGTHVNHTGEIGLFVITEESSVASGVRRVEALTGRAAAEYALRLQEMSQRLVRDLHVPLDELPAQVAALQERLREREREIERLRVELASVQIGDLIEKAVTVDGTRVLAARVEAPNRDTLLQMGDRLRDKLASGVVVLGAVIDDRPALLAMVTRDLVQRGVDAGKLIREITPVVGGRGGGRPELAQGGGTDPSRLDAALETARSVVERQLMG, encoded by the coding sequence ATGAAGAGTAATGAGATCCGCCGGATCTTCGTCGAATTCTTTGCCGAGCGTGGGCACCTCCATGTGCCGAGTTCATCCCTGGTGCCGCACAACGACCCCACCGTCCTGCTAACCACCGCCGGCATGCAGCAGATGACTCCCTACTTCCTCGGGTTGGAGCGCCCACCCAGCGTCCGCATGACCTCGATCCAGAAGTGCTTCCGGACCGTCGACATCGACGAGGTCGGCGACGAAGAGCACCTCACCTTCTTCGAGATGCTCGGCAACTTCTCGGTCGGCGACTACTTCAAGGCCGAGGCGATCTCCTGGGCCTGGGAGCTTCTGACCGAGCGGTTCGGCATTCCGCGCGAGCGGCTGCGCCCCTCGGTGCACCGCAACGACGAGTTCGCCTTCGCCTTCTGGCGCGACGAGATCGGCATCCCCGAGCACCTCATCGCGCGGCTGGGCGACGAGCACAACTGGTGGGGACCCGTCGGCACCACCGGTCCGAACGGCCCCGACTCCGAGATCTTTTACGACCGCGGCGAGGAGCTGGGCTGCGGCCGGCCCGACTGCGGGCCCGGCTGCGATCATTGCAACCGCTTCCTCGAGATCTGGAACCTCGTCTTCATGGAGTTCTACAAGGAAGAGGACGGCTCCCAGCGCCCGCTGCCGCGCAAGAACATCGACACCGGGATGGGCCTAGAGCGCATCTCCATGGTCCTCCAGGGCGTCGGCTCCGTCTTCGAGACCGACCTCTACATGCCGGTGCTCCTGAAGGCGGCCGAACTGGCCGGGGTCCAGTACCGCCAGGACCCGAAGGTCGACCGCTCGCTGCGCGTCATCGCCGACCACGGCCGCGCCGTCACCTTCCTAATTGGCGACGGTGTCTTCCCCGGCAACGAGGGTCGCAGCTACGTCCTGCGCCGCGTCCTGCGCCGCGCCGTGCGCCACGGCCGGTTGATCGGCATCGACCGGCCCTTCCTCACTGAGGTCGCGGACGTCGTCATCGATATGTTCGCCGAGCACTACCCGAACCTGCGCGAGCAGCAGGAGCGCATCCGCCAGGTGATTCGGCACGAGGAGGAGCACTTCGGCCGCACGCTCGCGACCGGCATCGGCCGCTTCGAGACGCTGGCGGCGGACCTCCGCGCGCGCGGTGAGACGGTCGTCCCCGGCGCCGAAGCGTTCCGTCTCTACGACACCTACGGCTTCCCGTACGAGTTGACCGAGGAACTTGCGAGCGACGCCGGGCTGACCGTCGACCGCGAGGGCTTCGACCGGGCGATGGCCGCCCAGCGGGAGCAGAGCCGTGCCAGCGCCGCTATCTTCAGCGACGAGGCACGCACGCGCGCCGCACTCTACGCCAACCTGACCGACAAGCCGACCGTCTTCCTGGGCTATGAGACGACCGAGGCGACGGGCACCGTAGTCGGTATCCTCGGGGCCGAGGCCGCACAGGAGAGCGCCGAGGCAGGGGAACAGGTGGAGATTGTCCTCGACCAGACCCCCTTCTACCCCGAGGGCGGCGGCCAGGTCGGTGACACCGGAAACATTCAGACCGACACGGGCGTCTTCGAAGTCGAAGATACGCAGCGCCCGGCTCCCGGCGTCATCGTGCACCGCGGGATCGTCCGCGAGGGATACATCCAGGTGGGCCAGACGGCCGAGGCGCGGGTCGACGCCCAGCGACGGGCCGACATCCGACGCAACCACACCGCCACCCACCTGCTCCATACCGCACTGCGCCGGGTTCTCGGGGAGCACGTCCAGCAGGCCGGCTCCCTCGTCGCGCCCGACCGGCTCCGCTTCGACTTCACCAGCCTGGAGCCAGTCGGCGCCGCCGCGCTGCGCGAAGTGCAGGAGATCGTGAACCAGCAGATCCTCGCCGACAGCCCGGTGCAGGCAGAGATCAAGCCCTACCAGGAAGCGATCGCCGAGGGTGCGATCGCCCTGTTCGGCGAAAAGTACGGGGACAACGTGCGCGTCGTGACCATTCCGTCCTTCAGCAAGGAGCTCTGCGGCGGCACGCACGTCAACCACACCGGCGAAATCGGCCTCTTCGTCATCACCGAGGAGTCGAGCGTCGCCAGCGGCGTGCGCCGGGTCGAGGCCCTGACCGGGCGCGCCGCCGCCGAGTACGCGCTGCGTCTCCAGGAGATGTCTCAGCGCCTGGTGCGCGACCTCCACGTCCCGCTCGACGAGCTCCCCGCGCAGGTCGCGGCGCTCCAGGAGCGCCTGCGGGAGCGGGAGCGCGAGATCGAGCGCCTGCGAGTTGAACTCGCCAGCGTCCAGATCGGCGACCTGATCGAGAAGGCGGTCACTGTCGACGGCACGCGCGTGCTCGCCGCCCGCGTCGAGGCGCCCAATCGTGACACACTGCTCCAGATGGGCGACCGCCTGCGCGACAAGCTCGCCAGCGGCGTGGTCGTGCTAGGCGCGGTCATCGACGACCGGCCGGCGCTCCTCGCCATGGTCACCCGTGACCTGGTGCAGCGGGGCGTCGATGCCGGCAAGTTGATCCGCGAGATCACCCCGGTTGTCGGCGGCCGCGGCGGTGGCCGCCCCGAACTCGCCCAGGGCGGCGGCACCGACCCGTCGCGACTCGATGCCGCACTGGAGACCGCCCGCTCCGTCGTCGAGCGCCAGCTCATGGGCTAA